In Erpetoichthys calabaricus chromosome 6, fErpCal1.3, whole genome shotgun sequence, one genomic interval encodes:
- the rheb gene encoding GTP-binding protein Rheb, translating to MPQPKSRKIAILGYRSVGKSSLTIQFVEGQFVDSYDPTIENTFTKMITVNGQEYHLQLVDTAGQDEYSIFPQTYSIDINGYILVYSVTSNKSFEVVKVIHEKLLDMVGKVQVPIMLVGNKKDLHMERVISCEEGKALAESWNAAFMESSAKENQTAVEVFKRIILEMDGGAPPGRPSCFLM from the exons ATGCCGCAGCCGAAATCCCGCAAGATCGCAATTTTGGGTTACCGCTCCGTGG GGAAGTCTTCGCTGACAATCCAGTTTGTTGAAGGCCAGTTTGTTGACTCCTATGACCCCACCATTGAAAACA CATTTACAAAAATGATCACAGTAAATGGTCAGGAGTACCATCTTCAGCTTGTTGATACGGCTGGTCAG GATGAATACTCCATTTTTCCTCAGACATACTCAATAGACATCAATGGCTACATCCTGGTCTATTCTGTCACGTCTAACAAAAG TTTTGAAGTTGTCAAAGTCATCCATGAGAAGCTGCTGGACATGGTGGGGAAAGTTCA GGTGCCCATTATGCTGGTAGGAAACAAAAAGGACCTGCATATGGAAAG aGTTATTAGCTGCGAGGAAGGCAAAGCTTTAGCAGAATCCTGGAATGCAGCATTCATGGAGTCTTCGGCGAAGGAGAATCAG ACAGCCGTCGAGGTGTTCAAGAGGATCATTCTGGAGATGGACGGAGGAGCACCACCAGGGAGGCCATCATGCTTCCTCATGTAG